The nucleotide sequence CAGGCTTGCCGAAAGTGCTTTCGATGTCGGCGCGGGTCATGCCCGGCAGGCTTTGCCGATTGATCATGGCGTTGCGTCTTGCGCTGCCGGTTATGCGGTTGCCACAGCCATCATCTGGTTCGCCGACGACGGTCAGCGTCTGCTCCTGCTTTTTTTTGGACTCGGGGCGCTGCTTGGGCGCTTTTGCCATGGGAACGGGCTTGCTGGAGCCAGGCGTTGGATTGAACGCTTGCTGGCGTTCGGTGGTCTGTTGGGGCGGGCAGCCTTGGCGTGTGAAGGTCAGGTGCCCGGTTTCGTCGACGCAGCGGTAAATGCTTGTGGCAAGCGCGGGTGGGGCGCTAAGAAGTAGGGCGCAGCAGCTAGAGGCAAGCAGCGTTCTCATGGTCGTCCTCCTTGACGATCTACGGCGGTAACAAACCCTAGCCAATAATCACATGTACTGCAGGCGTGTCTTCGCGCAACGTGAATGCGTCGACAGGATGGCAAAGTGTGCTGCTTGTCATTTGATGTCGCGCAACTACTTGTATTGCCTGTATTTCGTGCTTCGAGGCGGCGGCTGCGGTGTTATTATTGCGCGGTCCGCCCATTCGGGCTTTTGGATCCCTCTCATGGATTTGCCCTGTAGTCGTACACGATTTTTGTTGGCCAATCACGTTTTGAATGATTGATCCCCTGGCGCGCTCCGTTCGTCGGGGGTGGAGTGCGCCATGACTGAAGTAGAAGCAAAAAAGCCGCAGGAAAGTCTCCAGGATCGTCTGGCGCAAGTTGTCGAACTGCTGCATCGTCAAAAGATCGTTGAGGATCTTGCCTACCGCCAGGGTATCGGTCAGCCGCAGGAGCTGATCGACAACCTGGAGCATCGTCAGAATCTCGTCGAGCTGCAGCGCAAGTTGGAAGCGCTGCACCCGGCAGACGTTGCATACATCCTTGAAGCGCTGCCGCTGGATGACCGCCTGACCGTCTGGCAGCTGGTCAAGTCCGAGCGCGACGGTGACATCCTGCTCGAAGTTTCCGACGCGGTACGCGAGACGCTGATCGCCGACATGGATGATCACGAAATCCTGGCGGCCGCCAAGGATCTCGATGCCGACGAGCTGGCCGACCTGGCTGCAGAGCTGCCGCGCGACGTCGTCCACGAGCTGATGGAGACCCTTGATGCGCAGCAGCGTGAGCGCGTCCGTTCGGCCTTGTCCTACGAGGAGGATCAGGTCGGTGCCCTGATGGACTTCGAAATGGTCACGATCCGCGAGGATGTGAGCCTGGAGGTGGTCCTGCGTTATCTACGCCGACTCAAGGAGCTGCCTGGTCATACCGACAAGCTGTTCGTAGTGGATTACGACGGCGTGCTCAAGGGTGTTCTGCCCATCAAGCGTCTGTTGGTTAATGACCCTGAAAAGCAGGTGGCCGAGGTGATGGCCAATGATCCGGTCACTTTCCATCCCGATGAGGATGCCTACGAGGCAGCTCAGGCCTTCGAGCGTTATGACCTGGTTTCCACGCCTGTGGTGGACAAGGGGGGCAAGCTGATTGGCCGTTTGACCATCGATGAGATGGTTGACCTGATTCGTGAGGAGAGCGAGAGCGAAGTCCTCAACATGGCCGGTCTGCGTGAAGAGGAGGATATCTTTGCCTCGGTCTGGAAATCACTGCGCAACCGCTGGGCCTGGCTGGCGCTGAACCTGATTACGGCTTTCGTCGCGTCGCGAGTGATCGGGCTGTTCGATGGCTCGATCGAGAAGCTGGTGGCGCTGGCGGCTCTGATGCCGATCGTGGCGGGAATTGGCGGCAACTCGGGCAACCAGACAATTACCATGATTGTGCGGGCGATGGCCCTGGATCAGATGGGCACCGGCAATGGCTTCCGGTTGCTACGCAAGGAGGCGGGTGTAGGGCTGCTGAACGGTCTGATATGGGGTGGTGTGATAGGGCTGGTGGTCTACTGGCTCTACGGCAGTTGGTCGCTCGGGGTGGTCATGACTGCCGCGATGACGCTCAACCTTTTGCTGGCTGCGCTGATGGGCGTGCTGATTCCGGTGACTCTGGCACGCATGGGGCGAGATCCCGCCCTGGGGTCGAGTGTGATGATCACTGCAGTGACTGACAGTGGTGGTTTCTTCATCTTCCTTGGGTTGGCGACGCTCTTCCTGCTCTGATTGCACTCTGGCGCAGCTGGTTGGGGATACTGTTTCGCCTGTAGTTGACCTTGTGCGTCGGTTGGATAGGCGCACAAGCCTTATTGGGCTTTAGTCCCAGGTCCCGTTCCCTTTAGCGAGATAGCTTTCGCAATGCCAGAAATGCAAACGCCTCGACAAGTCGAGGCGTTTGAGGATAGGCGAGACTGCAATCGTCTATCAGTCTTCTTCTTTGCCGGCTTCGCTGTCTTGCGCAATCAGCGCAATCAGCGCGTTCTGTTGGCGATGCGCAAGATGCCGGAACCGTTGCAGCAACTCACGCTCATGCAGTGACAGCTCGGGGCTGTCGAGACGCATGTTCAGATCATCACCCAGTGCACCTTCCTGAAGAAGGCTTTGCTCCAGGCGGGCAATGATCTCCGAATTCATACTGCGGTGATGATTACGTGCAACTTCCGCAATCCGCTCACGCATCCCATCGGGTAGCCGAACGACAAACTTGTCAGCCGTACGGCTGGAATAAACTGCCTGCTTCATTGGGCGCATACTATAAACCGGTTAGTCAGGTGGGCGATGGTGGCTTATTGCCGTTCTAGTCATCGGTCTGACAGCCAAACCCCGCGGCTGTTCCACAACCTGAAAAAAAGATGTAGACGACTTAATGGCGCCAATTATACGTCAAGCTTTTAGCAAAGCGAAGGCATAATAGTGTCAGAGTGCCTCTATTGTGACCCGCCGCGCTTTTCAGCGCAGGACGGGGTCGAACTTGATCCGTTTTCCGATCACCAGTGAACCTGCAAAGAGCGCCCCGAACACCACGGCTCCAACTTTTGCCAAGGTAGCCCAGCTATCGCTCATTTCAGCTGTCAGTCCCAGTATTGAGCAGGCGATGCACAGTGACAGAAACAGAAAAGCATGGATGGTCATGGTTTTTTCCTCGGTCGATTCGATGATTGCAAAGCGCTAGAAGACCCATCGCTGAGGCTGCTGAACTGTTCTCACCTCACCAGTGCCAATAGTCTGGATAGCTGGAGGCGAAGCGAAGGAGGGAGTACTACGGGCTGAGTGCACTACATTCGGTGTTGTATGGAAATCTGGGCGATCCATGCCTGACCTCATGTCTTGCAAGTGGATCGCAGCTGCGGCTGCCAGCATCACTGTGCTGAGCAAATACGCTGAATGTGTCATAGGCGTCTCCTTCGCGTTATGGCTAACTACTTTAGTAGCATTCGCTGTGCCAATTTTGCATGCCGAAAAAGTCCTTTAAAATCAACTATTTATGCTTTGACAGGGCGAAGGCGATACTGCGTTTTGCAAGGTTGCACTGGTTGGCCCGTGCAAAATGCAATTGTCACGGCTCGTTGAGTTTTCCAAGGCGAAAAGCCTCCCTAAAGAGGGCAAGATCAGACGTGCCTGCGAGTGCCTGCGCGAGCATGACAAACAGCTCGCGCACCGCTAAGATGTTGCCCCCGCATGGTCCCAGTAGCTCAATTGGATAGAGCATCCCCCTCCTAAGGGGAAGGTTGTGAGTTCGAACCTCGCCTGGGACGCCATCAAGCCAAGCTTCGTCTACCAAGCTGCGATCACCTGAAGCACATGCCCTATGTGCGAGCTTTGCCCGTCTCCTGATTGATCGGCCCGATTCTATTCGGCCAGGCGCGTTGTGCTAGATCGATGGAGCCCGTTACAGCCAGCAAGACTCCACCTGCCACCAACTGGGAAGCAGGTTTCTTGCCTTGGCTTGCGCAAAGCGGTCATCCAGCAGATAAACCACGCCACGGTCATCGGTGGTGCGGATCACGCGACCGGCGGCCTGCACGACCTTTTGCATTCCCGGGTAGAGGTAGGCGTAATCGTAGCCATGGGCTTCGCCGAACATCTCCTGCACTCGGGCTTTGATTTCTTCGTTGACCACATTGACCTGAGGCAAACCGAGGGTGGCGATAAAGGCACCGATCAAACGTTTGCCGGGCAGGTCGATGCCCTCGCCAAAAGCGCCGCCCAGCACGGCAAAGCCAATGCCTTCAGAACTCAAGGTGAAGCGGTCGAGAAAGGCCTGCCGCTCGCCTTCCAGCATGTTTCGGGTCTGCACGCTGGTGGGGATGTCCGGGTGCAGGGTTTCGAAAAGTTCGCGTACTTGCTCCAGGTAGGCATAGCTGCTGAAAAAGGCCAGGTAGTTGCCAGGCTCGCGTCGGTACTGCTCGGCCATCAGTTGGCAGATGGGCGCCAGGCTGCTTTCACGATGCTGATAACGAGTGGACAGATTGCGCACCACGCGAACGCTCAGCTGTTCGGCAGCAAAGGGTGAGGCTACATCAATCCACTGGGTCTCTTCCGGCAGGCCCAGCAGGTCGCGGTAATAGTTGGCCGGACGCAATGTGGCCGAGAACAGCGTAGTGGTGTGGGCCTCGTCGAAGCGCGCAGCGAGAAACGGCGCCGGTACCACGTTGCGCAGGCACAGGGTGGTGTCCAGGCTCATTGCGTTGCCGGTTTGGCGGGTGATATCGCACAGCGAATGGGGGCCGTAGGCCTCGCTCAGGCGACAGAACAGCATGGCGTCCAGGTAGAACTGCAGCAGGCTGCGGTCGTTGCCGTCAGGCTGTTCGCTCAGGTGGTCGGTGATGGCGGTTACGGCTTTTTGCAGGGCCGCGACGAAAAGATCCGGCACGCTGGGGTAAATCTGGTAGTCGTGTTCCTGCACGCGGTTGAGCTGTTCCCAATGCCGACCCACGCGCTGCAACTCGCTGCGGATGCGCGCCGGCGCCCGGCGCAGCAGGTCGTGAAGGATGGATTGGTCCAGTTCGGCGCTGTACATGCTGCGCGCCCGGTCGACCAGGTTGTGCGCCTCATCCACCAGCACAGCGACGCGCCACTCGTTGAGGGTGGTCAGACTGTAGAGCAGGGCGCCCATGTCGAAGTAGTAGTTGTAATCGCCGACCACCACGTCCGCCCAACGGCATAATTCCTGGCTCAGGTAGTAGGGGCAGATCTGGTGTTCCAGGGCGATGCGGCGTACTTGCTCCTGAGGCAGCCAGCCGTGTTGGAGGGCGGCGTGCCGAGCCGCCGGCAGGCGATCATAGAATCCCCTGGCCAGCGGGCAGGATTGTCCATGGCAGCTCTTGTCCGGATGTTCACAGGACTTGTCTCGCGCCACATGCTCCAGCACCCGCAGTGGTGTGGCCTGATGCTCAGGGCGTAGGCTGTGCAGCGCGTCCAGGGCCAGGCGGCGGCCGGGCGTCTTGGCGGTGAGGAAGAACAGCCGATCCAGTTGCTGACCGGGCATAGCCTTGAGCTGGGGAAACAGCGTGCCCAGGGTCTTGCCGATTCCCGTGGTAGCCTGGGCCATCAGCGTGTGGCCATCACGGGCGCTGCGATAGACCGCTTCGGCCAGTTGCCGCTGGCCATGGCGAAAAGCGGGGTAGGGGAAGGTCAAGGCGTCCAGGTAGTCGTCACGCTCTAGACGGTGGGCTCGTTCCTGCTCGGCAAAGCGTAGAAAGCGCAGGCACTGTTGATCGAAGAAGGCTTTCAGGTCAGAGGCGCAGAAACACTCGGTGAAGGCGTGCTCGACCTGGGTCATGACCTCGAAATACACCACCGCCAGCTCCAGTTCTTCCAGCCCGAGCTGTTCGCAAAGCAGCCAGCCGTAGACCTTGACCTGGGCCCAGTGCAGCAGCCGGTGGTTGGCCGGGATGCGGCTGATGTCGCCGCGGTGGGTCTTGATCTCTTCCAGGCGGTTGGCTTCGGGGTCGTAGCCGTCAGCGCGGCCGCTGACCAATAGCCCTGGATAACTGCCACTCAGAGGCAGTTCCGCCAGGTAGTGCCCGCCGCGCCGGCTGACCACGGCCTGATGTCCGGCGATGCCTTCCTGGGCGGTGGGCGAGGGCGTGAAGCGCAGGTCGAGGTCGCCCTCTTTGGCGGTGAATTCACACAGCGCCCGCACCGCGACCCGATAGCTCATGCCGCCGCCCAGGTCACGTAACACACCTCAACGGCAATGCCCTGTTCGGCGGCGAAGCTCAGCCAGCGTTTCTGGTTGTCCTGCAGGCGGTCACCGGGGCCTTTCACCTCGATCATGCGGTAGCGCCGCTCGTGGGGGTAGAGCTGGATCAGGTCGGGCATGCCGGCGCGGTTGGCCTTCAGGTCTTTCAGCAGACGGGTGAAACAGGCCTGTAGGTGGTGCGCAGGAATGCAGTGCAGGGCCATCTCCAGGAGCGGCTCATCTAGCGTTGTCCAGAACACGAACGGCGACTGAACACCGAACTTTTCCCGGTAACGCTCGCGCAGCAGCTGCGGGTAGTCGGGTTGTTCAAGATGCGCCAGGCACCGCTCGAAAAGCGCCTGGCGCCGAGGGTGGAATTCCGGGCTGTACAGGTCTGCCGGTCCGCTGTGGAATGGATGAAAGAAGGCGCCAGGCAGCGGGGCAAAGATGGCATCCCAGCACAGCAAGCCGAACAGGCTGCATAGAAGGGAGTTTTCCACATAAAACACCGGTGCGGTGTCCTGATGCAGATGGTCGCGCACGGCAATTTCTACGCAGCTCTCGACAGGCGAAAGCGTCAGATCAAGTCGCGCCTCGGCAAACGACTTGGTCCGCTTGCCCAGTGGTAAGCCGAGCCTGCGCCGCAGGCGGGGCAGGGCGCGCTCAAGGCGCTGGCTTTCCTCGTCGCTGCCGGGCTGTTGGCTAAAGATTTGTGCGTGTTCCAGGGCTTCGATATCGCGGCCCAGTTGCTCCAGGACGCGAATCTGCCGCCAGCGTGACTGGTCGTGACTGGTCTGCCGGTAAAGCGTCAGGGCCTGTTCCAGCTCGCCACAGCGTTCCAGTTGCTGGGCGACCTGGAATAGTAGTCGTGACTGGCGGGTGCGCAGGTACGGATTCTCCGAGGAAAAGCTAAGCAACGCCGGCAGGATTGCTTCCACGTCGTGGCCTTCGTCGCAGTGCTGGCGTAGCCCGCGCAGGTGCAGGTAATCCTCAATGTCCTGGCGACACTGAAATCCGCGAGAGTGTGGGGTGATCTTTACTGGCTCGTAGCGGTAGATGCCCAGGTCGACCAGGACGAACTCGGACCACTCCTGACTCAGGTTGCCGAAGAACATCAGGCGCAGACGGTCGCAGAGCTCGCCCACCTGCAGACTCAGCACTCGATCATCCAGATTGGGGCACCAGCTAATGAAACTCTGAGCCGGCAGGTCTTGAGCCAACAGCTGTTCAAGCAGCTCGCTTTTCTTCTGTACGGCGCGGCGGTCCAGTAGCGGCAGGTGAGCGAGCACTTCCTCTTTGCGCAGCAGCTTGGCTACCTCTGTGGCGCTCAGCAATGCCTGCTCACTTAGCCAGCCAAGCTCGAGCAGCATCAGGGCTGCGGCCAGGCTGTCGCCAATTTCGGGATAGTCGAGTTTGCTCAGGCGAAAGTGGCAGCCGCGGCGCATGATCATTCGCACCAGCAGCGCCTGGGCGGGTAGTGTCAGTCCAAAGAAGCACTCAATAAAGGTGCGCTCCTCAACTGTCAGCAAATCGGCATAGCGCTCCTGCACCCAGAGAATGGCGGTACGAAAGTTGCCAACGTAGTAGAACTCGACTGCAAGACTGGAAGGCATGGCGACAATGGCTGTGGTTTTATACAGTATTGTCTGGGTTGTGACGGTGTCGATCAAGCAGGGGCTGATGAAGGGGTACAAGATGCGAGCGGCGAGGGCTCCGTCTGCGCTATGCCTCACCTGATAGTTGAAAGTGAGGCGAGTGGAGCGTTGGCTAGTCGAAACGGCTTACTACTTGATCGCGTCGCGCTTCACGCTGCATCTGATAGACGAAGCGTTCGACCTGCCGTTGAGTCATCCCGCTGATACGGTAGAAACGCAGACCGCAGAAGGTTATGTCGATTTTTTCATCGTAGATGAGGTGGCGCAGTTCCACTTCGGTGGTGATTGTGCCGAAAGGTAGGCGGGCCGAAAACTTCTCGTAAATCTGACCGGTTTGCAGGCGATCCTGAATGTCGCCCTTGAAACTCAGCTTGCAGCCGGTGGCCGACATGTCCAGCAGCGTGCCTTCCAGCGGCTTCTTGATCATGCGTCCATCGAGCACGGCGCTGATGGGTTGCCCTATAAGTTGAGCCCGATATGCGTTGCGACGCTGGTGGTATTGAATCTCTAGAGGCAGCGGGATCCAGTAACAGGGGGCGTCGTTGAGCTCGCCGGCATGGGCCGGGTATTCGTTGTTCCAGGCAATGCGAACGCCTTCCTGAAAGCCTTCGATCTGAAAGGCTTCTCCGGCTAGTAAGAGTCGTTCGCCATCATTGGGCACCAGCTCATCGATGGCGATCCAGCCTTTTTCCTGGTTTATATCCACTAGAAAGGTCTGATAGCGCTGGCTACGTTCAGTAAAGCGGAGCAGTAGAGGCGTATTGCTTTCGTTAAGGGCGCGCAGGCTGGAATAGATTTCAACGGGCGTCTTGAGGATTTGAGGCGGCTGTGGGCCTTCATCCTTCGCAAAAGGGTTGGACACTTGCATTGCTCTCCGGCACTTTACGGTAACGACCGCATACTAGCATTGTGCCTGTATCGGGTTGCGAGGCTTAGGCTTGGCTGAGAGGGCGGTTGTAGGAGCTTTTGGCTGCGCTACCGCGTCGATCATAGAGATCCGGGGTCTGGTTGTTGCCCTGTAGCACGGTCAGCATGCTGTTAACGGCGCTCTGGTTGTTGCGGATTTGCTGGCCGTTGCGCTCGTTGGCGATCCGGCAGGCTTCGAGTGCTTTATCGAGCAGCTCCGCCTGTTCCAGAATGCCGGGGCCCACCGTTGATGCAGCGGCGAAAGCCGCAAGGCCATTCTTGTCGATGCTCAGTTGTGACTTGGCGAGTGTCTGGCTGCGGAGGGTGCCGTGCTGTCCCAGAATTGCCAGTAGGGCCTGTTTTTGCGTGAGCAACGCTTCCAAGCCAGCCAGGTTGCGTTCGGCAAGTGCCAGATATTCGGCGTCCATGAGCTCAAGAAGCTTCTGCGCGGTGCCGACATCTTCGGTGAGCTGTTGAAGCAGTTCAGTATCACGCATGTTCACTCTCCGTACGCCGACGCCCAGCTATCTTGACGCCGGTTTCAGTGCTGGCTTTCGAAAGACAGCAGTTTCGATGCCACGCGCTGGCTGTCCACCTGGTAGCTGCCGTCAGCAATGGCCTGGCGAATGCGGGCAACACGCTCCTGGTCAACCGAAGGCTGCTGGTTGAGCTTTTCCGTTGCCTGCTGCAGTCGCTGTGCTTCGGGGCTGAGCTGAACATTCTCGCCCGATGCCACGGTGTTGTTGGTGCCCTTGGCCGTATCGGCCACTGGATTCTGCTGTGCAGCAGGCTGGTCGGTACTTTGAACGCCGTTGCTACGCCCGCTGTTAGGCAGGTTGGCGGCACCATTAGGCCGGTTGAAATCGATAACCATGATCGAAACCTCGAAGAAATCAGTACGCTTGCCAGTTCTTCGGCAGGACGCTGTAAAACTTTAGCTATATTTCTGTGCAAAACAGATTGCGTCTTACATCATAACTTCTACTTGTCCTGGGCCCGTGACCCTAGCCCTGATCACTCGTCCAGAGCGTAGGTTCTTAACCCTGATCTGGCTACCCAGTGCCCCATCTGACAACGCCTCGCCGGGCATTCTCACATTTATTGTCGAGTTTTTCGCGGTGATTACCACCTGATCTCCCTTGCGCACGACTTCGGCTGGCGATACCTGGCTGGGCGGCAACACCTGGTCCGGTTGTAGCGGACGTGTGAGTTTGTTGCCCAGGGCTTGGTCGAGCGAAGTGAGATAGCCCTGATTCAGCAGGCCAACATCTCGTTCGGCCAGCGTTATGTCTGCGGCTTCGATAGTGCTGTTGCGCTGCAGTGGTCTTCTGGCCACAACGACATCGCGATACAGATGGATTTGTGCAGGTACGAAAACGGACCAGGGTGCAGTGCCTTCGCAGCTTACTCGAACCGTGGCTCGACCGATCGGCTGGGCGGGACTTTCCAGTTTCGTTGTCAAAGGCTGGTCACACAAGGCCAGGCGCAGCCGCGGGTCCAGCCGGTTGACCTCGACCTGATAGCGCGCCTGGATCTGGCTGCGTTGCAGATAATCAGCCACCTCGCGCTCAAGAAATTCCCGTGTCGCGCCGATAAGCTGTTCAGGTCGCGTTACGGTTGCCGATTCGGCAAGCTGGCCTAGTCCGCACAGCAGCGGCAAAAGGGTTGCGCTGATAAAAGCCTTGTATGTCCGCCGGGAAAAAGTCATCTGTTCGCTCATGGCTTATACAAAAGCAAGGTACGTGCCGTAACGCGCAGTCGAAGCGTCTATCAGCCCATCGCGCAAGCAAAGAGGAAACTGGCATGGCCGGTGTATTGGATTCGGTTAATCAGCGTACTCAGCTGGTAGGGCAAAACCGCCTTGAATTGTTGTTGTTCAGGCTCGAAGGCAAGCAGCTTTACGGAATCAACGTCTTCAAGGTCAGGGAAGTGCTACAGTGCCCACGGCTGACGCTGATGCCCAAGTCGAGTCCGGTCGTGCGGGGTGTTGCCAATATCCGAGGCAGTACGCTCTCCATCCTCGATCTCTCGCTGGCGACAGGCAAAGCGGCGCTGGATGATCTGACCAACAGCTTCACCATCATTGTCGAGTACAACAATAGGGTGCTTGGCTTCCTGGTTCACTCGGTCGAGCGGATCGTCAATATGAACTGGGAGGATATTCTTCCACCGCCCCAGGGCGTGGGGACCGACCATTACCTGACGGCTGTGACTCATGTAGATGGCCAGATGGTCGAGATCATCGACGTTGAAAAGGTGCTGGCTGAGGTGGCGCCCGTCTCCGAACAGGTGTCGGTTGGTGTCGGCAGCGTAGAGATGCACGACCGCACGTCTTCCAGTCGCGTACTGATCGTCGATGACTCGTCAGTGGCGCGCAAGCAGATCGTCCGTTGTTTGCAGGGGTTGGGTATCGAGGTGGTCACGCAAAACGACGGCCGCCAGGCGCTGAACTATCTCAAAGGGCTTATCGCAGAAGGCAAGAAGCCGTCCGAGGAGTTCATGATGATGATTTCCGACATCGAGATGCCGGAAATGGACGGTTATACGCTGACAACCGAAGTGCGGCAGGATCCGGCTATGGGTGATATGCATATTCTGCTGCATACTTCGCTCTCCGGGGTATTCAACCTGAGCATGGTCCAGCGAGTCGGGGCGGATGACTTCCTCGCCAAGTTCCAGCCGGATGATCTGGCCAATCGAGTGCTTGATCGAATCCGCACCACGGGTTGATGTCGAAGCAGTGCCCCTTTGAATGTTGAGGCGTGATTAGTGTCAGGTGATCTGGAATTCGATCAGTTTCGAGTGTTCCTGGAAAAGAGCTGCGGCATTCTTCTGGGTAACAACAAGCAGTACCTGGTTTCCAGTCGGCTCAACAAGCTGATGGAGCAACAGGGGCTGAAGAGTCTTGGCGAGCTGGTTCGTCTCATTCAAGGGCAATCCCACAGGGGGTTGCGTGAGCAGGTCATCGATGCGATGACGACCAACGAAACACTTTGGTTTCGCGACACCTATCCATTCGAGGTGCTCAAAAGCCGCGTACTTCCCGAGTTGCTTAAGTCCGCGCCGGGGCAGCGGCTGCGCATCTGGTCGGCTGCCTGCTCGTCTGGGCAAGAGCCCTATTCGTTGTCGATGACTGTCGATGAGTATGAGCGCAGCAATCCTGGCCAGCCCAAGCCTTCGGTGCAGATCGTCGCGACCGAGTTGTCCGCCACCATGCTTGCAGCCTGTAAGGCAGCAGAGTACGACAGTCTGGCCATTGCGCGGGGTTTGTCGAGTGAGCGATTGCAGCGCTATTTCGATGTCAAGACGCCTGGGCGCTGGGTCGTCAAGCCGGCCATTCGCAGTCGTGTAGAGTTCCGGGTGCAGAATCTTCTCGATAGCTATGCGGTTCTGGGCAAGTTCGATGTGGTGTTCTGCCGGAATGTGCTGATCTACTTTTCCGCGGATGTGAAGAAGGACATCCTCAAGCGTATTCACGCCACTCTGAAGCCGGGTGGTTACTTGTTCCTCGGGGCCTCCGAGGCGCTCAACGGTCTGCCAGAGCTATATCAGATGGTTCAGTGCAGCCC is from Pseudomonas saudiphocaensis and encodes:
- a CDS encoding chemotaxis protein CheV produces the protein MAGVLDSVNQRTQLVGQNRLELLLFRLEGKQLYGINVFKVREVLQCPRLTLMPKSSPVVRGVANIRGSTLSILDLSLATGKAALDDLTNSFTIIVEYNNRVLGFLVHSVERIVNMNWEDILPPPQGVGTDHYLTAVTHVDGQMVEIIDVEKVLAEVAPVSEQVSVGVGSVEMHDRTSSSRVLIVDDSSVARKQIVRCLQGLGIEVVTQNDGRQALNYLKGLIAEGKKPSEEFMMMISDIEMPEMDGYTLTTEVRQDPAMGDMHILLHTSLSGVFNLSMVQRVGADDFLAKFQPDDLANRVLDRIRTTG
- the cheR gene encoding protein-glutamate O-methyltransferase CheR: MSGDLEFDQFRVFLEKSCGILLGNNKQYLVSSRLNKLMEQQGLKSLGELVRLIQGQSHRGLREQVIDAMTTNETLWFRDTYPFEVLKSRVLPELLKSAPGQRLRIWSAACSSGQEPYSLSMTVDEYERSNPGQPKPSVQIVATELSATMLAACKAAEYDSLAIARGLSSERLQRYFDVKTPGRWVVKPAIRSRVEFRVQNLLDSYAVLGKFDVVFCRNVLIYFSADVKKDILKRIHATLKPGGYLFLGASEALNGLPELYQMVQCSPGIIYKAK